Proteins from a genomic interval of Arvicola amphibius chromosome 10, mArvAmp1.2, whole genome shotgun sequence:
- the LOC119825407 gene encoding 40S ribosomal protein S13-like gives MGRMHAPGKDLSQSALPYCRSPTWLKLTSDDVKEQIYKLAKKGFPPSQIGVILRDSHGVAQVRFVTGNKILRILKSKGLAPDLPEDLHHLIKKAVAVRKHLERNRKDKDAKFLLILIESRIHRLAHYYKTKRVLPPNWKYESSTASALVA, from the coding sequence ATGGGTCGCATGCACGCTCCCGGGAAGGACCTGTCCCAGTCGGCGCTGCCCTACTGCCGAAGCCCCACGTGGCTGAAGCTGACGTCTGATGACGTGAAGGAGCAGATTTACAAACTGGCCAAGAAaggcttccctccctcccagatAGGTGTGATCCTGAGGGACTCGCACGGTGTGGCCCAGGTCCGTTTTGTGACTGGTAATAAAATCTTGAGAATCCTTAAGTCCAAAGGCCTTGCCCCTGATCTCCCTGAGGACCTCCACCATTTGATTAAGAAGGCAGTCGCTGTCCGAAAGCATCTTGAGAGGAACAGAAAGGACAAGGATGCTAAATTCCTCCTGATTCTGATAGAGAGCAGAATTCACCGGCTGGCTCATTACTATAAGACCAAGCGGGTCCTCCCACCCAACTGGAAATATGAGTCATCCACAGCTTCTGCTTTAGTGGCATAA